A stretch of Streptomyces vietnamensis DNA encodes these proteins:
- a CDS encoding alpha/beta hydrolase, whose translation MAKVITTDHWVWHTSTVPANKDEEVELFVRERNGTPKGQERKPVLMLHGRSVPVLPGFDLRYKDYSWAGALAQAGYDVFMMDLQGSGLSARPKMNDPRNVNPAQQSLLTPRPPGFTPGTPNYPYQLNDSYSDWDELHTVVEFIRELCEVDKVAFIGWSAAAFWMGPYAVKNPGKVESLFLLAPIFPAKGSSNPPASLPVPGFPTNLSTKAGLSSPGGWGGELHCEGQREDGIVDVVWDALLKSDPVGSVWGGIDGLSRFRSFTRWGWNETTAKQGGVLGGSVPVLIVYGEYDKQANTTNANPELNFSVPELYKAVAGSHKLMVKLACAGHSVPWEMQHGNVHELSKHWLKHLKVDGKTNGVFDMDTAGNLSPAP comes from the coding sequence ATGGCGAAGGTCATCACCACCGACCACTGGGTCTGGCACACGTCCACCGTCCCCGCGAACAAGGACGAGGAGGTCGAGCTCTTCGTACGAGAACGCAACGGCACGCCCAAGGGTCAGGAACGCAAGCCGGTCCTCATGCTCCACGGCCGGAGCGTCCCGGTGCTCCCGGGCTTCGACCTCCGGTACAAGGACTACAGCTGGGCCGGGGCGCTGGCGCAGGCCGGCTACGACGTCTTCATGATGGACCTCCAGGGCTCCGGCCTCTCGGCACGGCCCAAGATGAACGACCCCCGCAACGTCAATCCCGCCCAGCAGTCCCTGCTGACGCCGCGGCCGCCGGGATTCACGCCGGGCACGCCGAACTACCCGTACCAGCTGAACGACTCGTACAGCGACTGGGACGAGCTGCACACCGTCGTGGAGTTCATCCGCGAGCTGTGCGAGGTGGACAAGGTCGCCTTCATCGGCTGGTCCGCCGCCGCGTTCTGGATGGGGCCGTACGCGGTCAAGAACCCCGGGAAGGTCGAGAGCCTGTTCCTGCTGGCGCCGATCTTCCCGGCCAAGGGCAGCTCGAATCCGCCGGCCTCGCTGCCGGTGCCGGGCTTCCCGACCAACCTCAGCACGAAGGCCGGACTGTCTTCCCCGGGCGGCTGGGGCGGCGAACTGCACTGCGAGGGTCAGCGCGAGGACGGCATCGTCGACGTGGTCTGGGACGCGCTGCTGAAGAGCGACCCGGTCGGCAGCGTCTGGGGAGGCATCGACGGGCTCAGCCGGTTCAGGAGCTTCACCCGGTGGGGGTGGAACGAGACCACCGCGAAGCAGGGCGGGGTGCTCGGCGGAAGCGTGCCCGTACTGATCGTGTACGGGGAGTACGACAAGCAGGCGAACACGACCAACGCCAACCCGGAACTCAACTTCTCCGTCCCCGAGCTCTACAAGGCGGTCGCCGGTAGCCACAAGCTGATGGTCAAGCTGGCCTGCGCGGGGCATTCCGTGCCGTGGGAGATGCAGCACGGGAACGTGCACGAGCTCTCGAAGCACTGGCTGAAGCACCTCAAGGTCGACGGCAAGACCAACGGGGTCTTCGACATGGACACCGCCGGCAACCTCAGCCCGGCGCCCTAG
- a CDS encoding ribonuclease D, which produces MTDAQETAADTALRTTGGGPPDDDVPANGLPIPLLEPREGIPPVVETEDALAEVIAAFAAGSGPVAVDAERASGYRYGQRAYLVQLRREGAGTALIDPVGCPDLSGLGEALAGTEWILHAATQDLPCLRDIGMLPTSLFDTELAGRLAGFPRVGLGAMVESVLGYALEKGHSAVDWSTRPLPEPWLRYAALDVELLVDLRDALEKELDRQGKLEWARQEFDAIASAPPAPPRKDPWRRTSGMHKVRRRRQMAVVRELWTARDKVAQRRDVSPGKVLSDAAIVEAALAVPVNVGALLALPGFGNRMNRRQLEQWQAAVDRARALPESELPQPGQQVAGPPPPRAWADKDPVAAARLAAARTAVSALAEELNLPQENLITPDTVRRVCWEPPAPATPETVSAALSGHGARPWQVELVTPLLVKALSASA; this is translated from the coding sequence GTGACCGACGCCCAAGAGACCGCAGCAGACACAGCACTGCGCACCACCGGGGGCGGCCCCCCGGACGACGATGTCCCTGCGAATGGGCTTCCGATCCCGTTGCTGGAGCCCCGCGAGGGGATTCCGCCCGTCGTCGAGACCGAGGACGCCCTCGCCGAGGTGATCGCCGCGTTCGCCGCCGGAAGCGGTCCCGTGGCCGTGGACGCCGAGCGCGCCTCCGGCTACCGCTACGGCCAGCGCGCCTATCTCGTCCAGCTCCGCCGCGAGGGCGCGGGCACCGCGCTCATCGACCCCGTCGGCTGCCCCGACCTCTCGGGGCTCGGCGAGGCGCTCGCCGGGACCGAGTGGATCCTGCACGCCGCGACCCAGGACCTCCCGTGCCTGCGCGACATAGGCATGCTCCCCACCTCGCTCTTCGACACCGAGCTCGCTGGACGCCTCGCGGGCTTCCCGCGGGTCGGCCTCGGCGCGATGGTCGAGTCCGTCCTCGGCTACGCCCTGGAGAAGGGCCACTCCGCCGTCGACTGGTCCACCCGCCCGCTGCCCGAGCCCTGGCTGCGGTACGCGGCCCTGGACGTCGAGCTGCTCGTCGACCTGCGGGACGCCCTGGAGAAGGAACTCGACCGGCAGGGGAAGCTGGAGTGGGCCCGCCAGGAGTTCGACGCCATCGCCTCGGCCCCGCCCGCCCCGCCCCGCAAGGACCCGTGGCGCCGGACCTCCGGCATGCACAAGGTGCGCCGGCGTCGCCAGATGGCGGTCGTACGGGAGCTGTGGACGGCCCGCGACAAGGTCGCCCAGCGGCGTGACGTCTCCCCCGGCAAGGTGCTGAGCGACGCGGCGATCGTGGAGGCGGCGCTCGCGGTGCCGGTGAACGTGGGCGCGCTCCTCGCGCTGCCCGGTTTCGGCAACCGGATGAACCGCCGCCAGCTGGAGCAGTGGCAGGCCGCGGTGGACCGCGCCAGGGCCCTCCCGGAGAGCGAACTGCCCCAGCCCGGCCAGCAGGTCGCGGGCCCGCCCCCGCCGCGCGCCTGGGCGGACAAGGACCCGGTCGCGGCGGCCCGCCTCGCGGCGGCCCGCACGGCGGTCTCGGCGCTCGCGGAGGAACTGAACCTCCCGCAGGAGAACCTGATCACGCCGGACACGGTGCGCCGGGTCTGCTGGGAACCGCCGGCCCCGGCGACCCCGGAGACGGTGTCCGCGGCACTGTCCGGCCACGGCGCCCGCCCGTGGCAGGTGGAACTGGTGACCCCGCTGCTGGTGAAGGCGCTGTCGGCGAGCGCGTGA
- a CDS encoding response regulator transcription factor yields MSVLLEQPASLVAYRPNKPTAMVVVADPRVRSTVTRHLWALGVRDVIEASSIAEARPRVGNPRDICVADVHLPDGSGLTLLSETRAAGWPNGLALSAADDIGAVRNALAGGVKGYVVTGTRTNIGHPTRPGAAPIGAAAARLGHRRPPGAPSHPGGYRELSGREVEVLRLVAEGQSNKAIGVSMGLSALTVKSHLARIARKLGTGDRAGMVAVALRTGIIH; encoded by the coding sequence GTGTCCGTTCTCCTCGAGCAGCCCGCAAGCCTGGTCGCCTACCGCCCGAACAAGCCGACGGCCATGGTCGTCGTGGCCGATCCGCGCGTCCGTTCCACCGTGACCCGCCACCTGTGGGCCCTCGGAGTACGCGACGTGATCGAGGCTTCGTCCATCGCGGAGGCCCGTCCCCGCGTCGGCAACCCGCGCGACATCTGCGTGGCCGACGTCCACCTGCCCGACGGCAGCGGCCTGACCCTGCTGTCCGAGACCCGCGCCGCGGGCTGGCCCAACGGCCTCGCCCTCTCGGCCGCCGATGACATCGGCGCCGTGCGCAACGCCCTGGCGGGCGGCGTGAAGGGCTACGTCGTCACCGGCACCCGGACCAACATCGGCCACCCGACCCGTCCCGGCGCCGCCCCCATCGGCGCCGCGGCGGCCCGCCTCGGCCACCGCCGCCCCCCGGGTGCCCCGAGCCACCCGGGCGGCTACCGCGAGCTCTCCGGCCGTGAGGTCGAGGTGCTGCGGCTCGTCGCGGAGGGCCAGTCGAACAAGGCGATCGGCGTCTCCATGGGGCTGTCCGCCCTCACCGTCAAGAGCCACCTCGCCCGCATCGCCCGCAAGCTGGGCACCGGCGACCGCGCCGGCATGGTCGCGGTGGCCCTGCGGACGGGCATCATCCACTGA
- a CDS encoding DUF3000 domain-containing protein, producing the protein MAAAQGHFSDHSDGDRGTDETADSTEANPVPPAFRRAVEALRSARLRSEIEIDPTRPPQRLAPYAYAVEAAVVEGEEDLADGRLVLLHDPDGHEAWKGTFRLVTLIRAELEPEMAADPLLPEVCWSWLTGAMEARGLSYGEAGGTVTMAGSHYFGGLADRRPATQIEIRASWTPREGLGGVPDTGAHLAAWCDLLCQIAGLPPAPADPGAGTVTGAGVVSLPQRRGPQGA; encoded by the coding sequence ATGGCTGCGGCTCAGGGACATTTTTCCGATCATTCCGACGGCGATCGAGGGACGGACGAAACGGCGGACAGTACGGAGGCGAATCCGGTTCCGCCCGCGTTCCGGCGGGCGGTGGAGGCCTTGCGGTCGGCGAGGCTGCGGTCCGAGATCGAGATCGACCCGACCAGGCCGCCGCAGCGGCTCGCCCCGTACGCGTACGCGGTGGAGGCGGCCGTCGTGGAGGGCGAGGAGGACCTGGCGGACGGGCGGCTCGTGCTGCTGCACGACCCGGACGGACACGAGGCCTGGAAGGGCACGTTCCGCCTGGTGACCCTGATCCGGGCGGAGCTGGAGCCCGAGATGGCGGCGGACCCGCTGCTGCCCGAGGTGTGCTGGTCCTGGCTGACCGGGGCCATGGAGGCGCGGGGGCTCTCGTACGGGGAGGCCGGCGGGACCGTGACGATGGCGGGCTCGCACTACTTCGGCGGCCTCGCGGACCGCAGACCGGCGACCCAGATCGAGATCCGGGCGTCCTGGACCCCGCGCGAGGGCCTGGGCGGGGTGCCGGACACGGGGGCGCACCTGGCGGCCTGGTGCGACCTGCTCTGCCAGATCGCGGGACTGCCGCCCGCGCCGGCGGATCCGGGGGCCGGGACGGTGACGGGCGCGGGGGTCGTCTCGCTGCCGCAGCGGCGGGGGCCGCAGGGGGCCTGA
- the hemE gene encoding uroporphyrinogen decarboxylase, with protein sequence MSAIDRPQGQQTKQQSRTYDSAFLKACRREPVPHTPVWFMRQAGRSLPEYLKVREGIPMLESCMRPELVTEITLQPVRRHKVDAAIYFSDIVVPLKAIGLDLDIKPGVGPVVADPIRTRADLDRLRDLTPEDVHYVTEAIGMLTEELGDTPLIGFAGAPFTLASYLVEGGPSRSHEHTKALMYGDPQLWADLLDRLAEITSAFLKVQIEAGASAVQLFDSWVGALAPADYRRSVMPASTKVFDAVAGYGVPRIHFGVGTGELLGLMGEAGADVVGVDWRVPLDEAARRVGPGKALQGNLDPAVLFASTEVVEAKTDEVLAAAKDLEGHVFNLGHGVMPAMDPDALSRLVEYVHTRTAV encoded by the coding sequence GTGAGTGCCATTGACCGCCCGCAGGGCCAGCAGACGAAGCAGCAGTCGCGGACGTACGACTCCGCGTTCCTCAAGGCGTGCAGGCGCGAGCCGGTGCCCCACACCCCCGTCTGGTTCATGCGACAGGCCGGGCGTTCCCTCCCCGAGTACCTGAAGGTCCGCGAGGGCATCCCCATGCTCGAGTCGTGCATGCGGCCCGAGCTGGTCACCGAGATCACGCTCCAGCCGGTCCGGCGCCACAAGGTCGACGCCGCCATCTACTTCAGCGACATCGTCGTCCCGCTCAAGGCCATCGGCCTCGACCTCGACATCAAGCCCGGCGTCGGCCCGGTCGTCGCCGACCCGATCCGCACCCGCGCCGACCTGGACCGGCTGCGCGACCTGACCCCCGAGGACGTCCACTACGTCACCGAGGCCATCGGGATGCTCACCGAGGAGCTCGGCGACACCCCGCTCATCGGCTTCGCCGGCGCGCCTTTCACCCTCGCGAGCTACCTCGTCGAGGGCGGCCCCTCGCGCAGCCACGAGCACACCAAGGCGCTCATGTACGGCGACCCGCAGCTCTGGGCCGACCTGCTCGACCGCCTCGCCGAGATCACCTCGGCCTTCCTCAAGGTCCAGATCGAGGCCGGCGCCTCCGCCGTGCAGCTCTTCGACTCCTGGGTCGGCGCGCTCGCCCCGGCCGACTACCGCCGCTCGGTGATGCCGGCCTCCACCAAGGTCTTCGACGCGGTCGCCGGCTACGGCGTCCCGCGCATCCACTTCGGTGTCGGTACGGGCGAGCTCCTCGGCCTGATGGGCGAGGCCGGCGCGGACGTCGTCGGCGTCGACTGGCGCGTCCCGCTCGACGAGGCCGCCCGCCGCGTCGGCCCCGGCAAGGCCCTCCAGGGCAACCTGGACCCGGCCGTGCTCTTCGCCTCGACCGAGGTCGTGGAGGCCAAGACCGACGAGGTCCTGGCCGCCGCGAAGGACCTGGAGGGGCACGTCTTCAACCTGGGCCACGGCGTCATGCCGGCCATGGACCCGGACGCCCTGTCCCGCCTCGTCGAGTACGTGCACACGCGGACGGCCGTCTGA
- a CDS encoding calcium-binding protein, whose amino-acid sequence MIRNAARALCAASLIVTPLVLSTPAHAAVGCQVNGVPAPGPNITGTSGSDYITCTSINSMDTISGLGGNDYISVGTSSGQVLGGDGSDYIRVGTVAAGQVNGGLGNDYIRVDTNNATVSGGLGTDYCRVGTGNPPISCEV is encoded by the coding sequence ATGATCAGAAACGCCGCGCGAGCGCTCTGCGCCGCCTCTCTCATCGTGACCCCGCTCGTCCTGAGCACGCCCGCCCACGCCGCGGTCGGGTGCCAGGTGAACGGCGTCCCCGCCCCCGGCCCCAACATCACCGGAACGTCGGGCTCCGACTACATCACGTGCACGTCCATCAACTCGATGGACACGATCAGCGGCCTGGGCGGCAACGACTACATCAGCGTCGGCACGTCCAGCGGCCAGGTGCTCGGCGGCGACGGCAGCGACTACATCAGGGTCGGCACGGTCGCCGCCGGCCAGGTCAACGGCGGACTCGGCAACGACTACATCCGCGTCGACACGAACAACGCCACCGTCAGCGGCGGCCTCGGCACCGACTACTGCCGGGTGGGGACCGGCAACCCGCCCATCAGCTGCGAGGTCTGA
- a CDS encoding FAD-dependent oxidoreductase: MSERLVVIGGDAAGMSAASQARRLRSPGELEIVAFERGHFSSYSACGIPYWVGGDVASRGELIARSPEEHRARDIDLRTRTEVTEIDVPGQRVRSRDLEAGTEAWTGFDKLVIATGARPLRPPLPGIDAPGVHGVQTLDDGQALLDSLSGTPGRRAVVVGAGYIGVEMAEALLNRGYEVTVLTRGEQPMATLDPDMGRLVHRAMDGLGIRTVVSAPVTKILTGSDGRVRAVATDADEYPADVVVLGTGVVPETSLARAAGLPLGTYGGLLTDLAMRVRGHENIWAGGDCVEVLDLVSGRERHVPLGTHANKHGQVIGSNVGGGYSTFPGVVGTAVSKVCDLEIARTGLREKDAREVGLRFVTVTVESSSRAGYYPGAAPMTVKMLAEKRTGRLLGVQIVGREGAAKRVDIAAVALTAGMTVEGMTALDLGYAPPFSPVWDPVLVAARKAVAAVRAAE; this comes from the coding sequence ATGAGCGAACGACTGGTGGTCATCGGTGGCGACGCGGCGGGCATGTCCGCCGCGTCGCAGGCGCGCAGGCTCAGGTCCCCCGGGGAGCTGGAGATCGTCGCCTTCGAGCGTGGGCACTTCTCCTCGTACTCGGCCTGCGGCATCCCGTACTGGGTGGGCGGGGACGTGGCCTCGCGCGGGGAGCTGATCGCGCGCTCCCCCGAGGAGCACCGGGCCCGTGACATCGATCTGCGGACGCGGACCGAGGTGACGGAGATCGACGTCCCGGGGCAGCGGGTCCGCTCGCGGGACCTGGAGGCGGGTACGGAGGCGTGGACGGGCTTCGACAAGCTGGTGATCGCGACCGGGGCCCGGCCGCTGCGCCCGCCGCTGCCGGGGATCGACGCGCCGGGGGTGCACGGGGTGCAGACCCTCGACGACGGCCAGGCGCTGCTCGACTCGCTGTCCGGTACGCCGGGGCGGCGGGCGGTCGTCGTCGGCGCCGGGTACATCGGGGTGGAGATGGCGGAGGCCCTGCTGAACCGGGGCTACGAGGTGACGGTCCTGACCCGGGGCGAGCAGCCGATGGCGACCCTCGATCCGGACATGGGGCGGCTCGTGCACCGGGCGATGGACGGGCTCGGGATCAGGACGGTCGTCTCGGCGCCGGTGACGAAGATCCTGACCGGCTCGGACGGCCGGGTGCGGGCGGTGGCGACGGACGCGGACGAGTACCCGGCGGACGTGGTGGTCCTCGGCACCGGCGTGGTGCCGGAGACCTCGCTCGCGCGGGCGGCGGGGCTGCCGCTCGGGACGTACGGCGGGCTGCTCACCGATCTGGCGATGCGGGTCAGGGGCCACGAGAACATCTGGGCCGGCGGTGACTGCGTGGAGGTCCTGGACCTGGTCTCGGGCCGGGAGCGGCACGTGCCCCTCGGCACGCACGCGAACAAGCACGGCCAGGTCATCGGCTCGAACGTGGGCGGCGGTTACTCGACCTTCCCGGGCGTGGTGGGCACGGCGGTGTCGAAGGTGTGCGACCTGGAGATCGCGCGGACGGGCCTGCGGGAGAAGGACGCCCGGGAGGTGGGGCTGCGGTTCGTGACGGTGACGGTCGAGTCGTCGAGCCGGGCGGGCTACTACCCGGGGGCCGCGCCGATGACGGTGAAGATGCTGGCCGAGAAGCGCACGGGCCGGCTGCTCGGGGTGCAGATCGTGGGCCGGGAGGGCGCGGCGAAGCGGGTGGACATCGCGGCGGTGGCGCTGACGGCGGGGATGACGGTGGAGGGGATGACGGCCCTGGACCTGGGGTACGCGCCGCCGTTCTCGCCGGTGTGGGATCCGGTGCTCGTCGCGGCGCGCAAGGCGGTGGCGGCCGTTCGGGCGGCGGAATGA
- a CDS encoding DUF4349 domain-containing protein codes for MRTARTRTAAAVLLTASLVLTGCGAGATESASDGKGGGMAAAKPADGAAEGAADSASGAAGKPASKAPAQQHVIRTAELSVEVKDAAKALVTARRVATDAGGHVENETTERVDGTHLGSQIVLRVPQERYDSVLTELAGAGKLLDRRASAKDVTDQVVDVESRIATQRASVARVRALMDRAEKLSDVVTLEGELSRRQADLEALLAQRASLKDRTTMATITLRLSEPEEPSAEEREEGRPGFGDALSGGWNALVGAAAWVGIVLTALAPWLAVALILFVLWRRLVRPRLAARTRPAGAVPGLPDTPRNAAGAPVVPAPQESPEK; via the coding sequence GTGCGGACAGCAAGAACGAGAACGGCGGCCGCGGTCCTGCTGACGGCCTCACTGGTCCTGACCGGCTGCGGGGCGGGCGCCACGGAGTCCGCCTCGGACGGCAAGGGCGGCGGCATGGCGGCGGCGAAGCCCGCGGACGGGGCGGCCGAGGGAGCGGCGGACAGCGCCTCGGGCGCCGCGGGGAAGCCTGCGTCGAAGGCGCCGGCACAGCAGCACGTCATCCGTACCGCCGAGCTCTCCGTCGAGGTGAAGGACGCGGCGAAGGCCCTGGTCACGGCCCGTCGGGTGGCGACGGACGCGGGCGGGCACGTGGAGAACGAGACGACGGAGCGGGTCGACGGCACGCACCTCGGCTCGCAGATCGTGCTGCGGGTGCCGCAGGAGCGGTACGACTCCGTCCTCACCGAGCTCGCGGGCGCGGGGAAGCTGCTCGACCGCCGGGCGTCCGCCAAGGACGTCACCGACCAGGTGGTGGACGTGGAGAGCCGGATCGCCACCCAGCGGGCGAGCGTGGCGCGGGTGCGGGCGCTGATGGACCGGGCGGAGAAGCTGTCCGACGTGGTGACCCTGGAGGGCGAGCTGAGCCGCCGCCAGGCGGACCTGGAGGCACTGCTCGCCCAGCGGGCCTCGTTGAAGGACCGCACGACGATGGCGACGATCACGCTCCGGCTCTCCGAGCCCGAGGAACCGTCGGCGGAGGAGCGGGAGGAGGGCCGCCCCGGCTTCGGGGACGCCCTGAGCGGCGGCTGGAACGCGCTGGTGGGCGCGGCCGCCTGGGTCGGGATCGTCCTGACCGCGCTGGCCCCGTGGCTCGCGGTCGCGCTGATCCTCTTCGTCCTGTGGCGCCGTCTCGTCCGTCCGCGCCTCGCGGCCCGCACCCGGCCGGCGGGCGCCGTCCCGGGCCTGCCGGACACCCCGCGGAACGCCGCGGGGGCGCCTGTGGTTCCGGCACCCCAGGAGAGTCCCGAGAAGTAG
- the hemG gene encoding protoporphyrinogen oxidase: MNADTTGHHAGHRAGPHAGPHVVVAGGGIAGLAAAHRLALAGHRVTLLEADARLGGKLLAGEIAGAPVDLGAESLLARRPEAVALARAVGLGDRLQAPATTTASVWSRGELVPMPKGHVMGVPGDPAAVGGLLSAEGVRRIGGDLELPPTEIGEDIAIGAYVAARMGHEVVDRLVEPLLGGVYAGDAHRISMKAAVPALFEAARVHPTLTAAVHAVQRAGAAVPADAAGAATGLGGSVFAGIEGGIGTLPVAVADAVRAAGGEIHTGTPVNALLRTGTTGWQVVTRDRTFDADAVVLATPAGIAAGLLGGHAPDAAAELDAIDYASMALITLAFRRSDMPALEGSGFLVPPVDGHTIKASTFSARKWQWVADAAPDLFVLRTSVGRHGEEEQVHREDSDLVDASLKDLAAATGLAARPVASTVTRWIGGLPQYPVGHLARVARVRAAVAALPGLRLAGAAYDGVGIPACIASAHRAADEIIATSGTGHPGAGHSS, from the coding sequence ATGAACGCGGACACCACGGGACACCACGCCGGGCATCGTGCCGGGCCGCACGCCGGGCCTCACGTCGTCGTCGCCGGAGGCGGGATCGCCGGGCTCGCGGCCGCCCACCGGTTGGCCCTCGCCGGCCACCGGGTGACCCTCCTCGAAGCGGACGCCCGGCTCGGCGGCAAGCTCCTCGCCGGGGAGATCGCGGGCGCGCCCGTCGACCTCGGCGCCGAGTCGCTGCTCGCCCGCCGCCCCGAGGCCGTCGCCCTCGCCCGGGCCGTCGGTCTCGGCGACCGGCTCCAGGCCCCCGCGACGACCACCGCGTCCGTCTGGTCCCGTGGCGAGCTCGTCCCCATGCCCAAGGGGCACGTCATGGGCGTCCCCGGCGACCCCGCCGCCGTCGGGGGGCTGCTCTCCGCCGAGGGCGTGCGCCGCATCGGCGGCGACCTGGAGCTGCCGCCGACCGAGATCGGCGAGGACATCGCCATCGGCGCGTACGTCGCCGCGCGCATGGGCCACGAGGTCGTCGACCGGCTCGTCGAACCCCTCCTCGGCGGGGTGTACGCCGGTGACGCCCACCGCATCTCGATGAAGGCCGCCGTCCCCGCCCTCTTCGAGGCCGCCCGCGTCCACCCCACGCTCACCGCCGCCGTCCACGCCGTCCAGCGGGCCGGCGCCGCCGTCCCCGCCGACGCGGCGGGCGCCGCCACCGGCCTCGGCGGCTCCGTCTTCGCCGGCATCGAGGGCGGCATCGGCACTCTCCCCGTCGCCGTCGCCGACGCGGTCCGCGCTGCCGGCGGCGAGATCCACACCGGCACCCCCGTGAACGCGCTCCTCCGCACCGGCACCACCGGCTGGCAGGTCGTGACCCGGGACCGGACCTTCGACGCCGACGCCGTCGTCCTCGCCACCCCCGCCGGCATCGCCGCCGGACTCCTCGGCGGCCACGCCCCGGACGCCGCCGCCGAGCTCGACGCGATCGACTACGCCTCCATGGCCCTGATCACCCTCGCCTTCCGCCGCTCCGACATGCCCGCCCTGGAAGGCTCCGGCTTCCTCGTCCCGCCCGTCGACGGCCACACCATCAAGGCCTCCACCTTCTCCGCCCGGAAGTGGCAGTGGGTCGCCGACGCCGCCCCCGACCTGTTCGTGCTCCGCACCTCCGTCGGCCGCCACGGCGAGGAGGAGCAGGTCCACCGCGAGGACTCCGACCTCGTCGACGCCTCCCTCAAGGACCTCGCCGCCGCCACCGGCCTCGCCGCCCGCCCGGTCGCGTCCACGGTCACCCGCTGGATCGGCGGCCTGCCCCAGTACCCCGTCGGCCACCTCGCCCGCGTCGCCCGCGTCCGCGCGGCCGTCGCCGCCCTCCCCGGACTGCGGCTCGCGGGCGCCGCGTACGACGGCGTCGGCATCCCCGCCTGCATCGCCTCGGCCCACCGCGCGGCCGACGAGATCATCGCCACGTCGGGAACGGGGCACCCCGGTGCGGGGCACTCCTCGTGA
- the hemQ gene encoding hydrogen peroxide-dependent heme synthase, with protein MSAPEKIPNAGKKAKDLNEVIRYTLWSVFKLRDVLPEDRGGYADEVQELFDQLAAKDITIRGTYDLSGLRADADVMIWWHAETSDELQEAYNLFRRTKLGRALEPVWSNMALHRPAEFNKSHIPAFLADENPRDYVSVYPFVRSYDWYLLPDEDRRRMLADHGKMARGFPDVRANTVASFSLGDYEWLLAFEADELHRIVDLMRHLRASEARMHVREEVPFFTGRRKSVADLVAGLA; from the coding sequence ATGAGTGCGCCCGAAAAGATCCCGAACGCCGGTAAGAAGGCGAAGGACCTCAACGAGGTCATCCGCTACACCCTGTGGTCCGTCTTCAAGCTGCGCGACGTTCTCCCCGAGGACCGCGGCGGCTACGCCGACGAGGTCCAGGAGCTGTTCGACCAGCTCGCGGCCAAGGACATCACGATCCGCGGCACGTACGACCTGTCCGGTCTGCGCGCCGACGCCGACGTCATGATCTGGTGGCACGCCGAGACGAGCGACGAGCTCCAGGAGGCGTACAACCTCTTCCGCCGCACCAAGCTGGGCCGCGCTCTGGAGCCCGTCTGGTCGAACATGGCGCTGCACCGCCCCGCCGAGTTCAACAAGTCGCACATCCCGGCCTTCCTGGCCGACGAGAACCCGCGCGACTACGTCTCGGTGTACCCCTTCGTGCGCTCCTACGACTGGTACCTGCTGCCGGACGAGGACCGTCGCCGCATGCTCGCCGACCACGGCAAGATGGCCCGCGGCTTCCCCGACGTCCGCGCCAACACGGTCGCCTCCTTCTCGCTCGGCGACTACGAGTGGCTCCTCGCCTTCGAGGCCGACGAGCTGCACCGCATCGTCGACCTCATGCGCCACCTGCGCGCCTCCGAGGCCCGGATGCACGTCCGCGAAGAGGTCCCCTTCTTCACCGGTCGCCGCAAGAGCGTCGCCGACCTGGTGGCGGGCCTGGCCTGA